The bacterium genome includes a window with the following:
- a CDS encoding DUF5678 domain-containing protein, translating to MSVQLLKGKKYSGQYVALKSFEDATVISSGDRIQEVYEKAEKKGYKNPVIAHIPKKDVIQIY from the coding sequence ATGAGTGTCCAGTTATTAAAAGGGAAAAAATATAGCGGACAGTATGTAGCACTTAAAAGCTTTGAAGATGCTACAGTTATAAGCAGTGGAGATCGCATCCAAGAAGTTTATGAGAAAGCTGAAAAAAAAGGATATAAGAATCCTGTTATAGCACATATACCTAAAAAAGATGTAATACAGATTTATTAA